In Rhodoferax koreense, a genomic segment contains:
- a CDS encoding C39 family peptidase: MPRLRHLLAFPWLALCLGGAAHAQAANMIGPGGDVRVPVTSIKQARQASTLLQQYDFSCGSAAVATLLTYHFRYPITEQRVFEDMFAHGDQQKIRREGFSLLDMKRALALYGFEADGFEQPLEKLNEARVPAIVLMVENGYHHFVVVKGVQSDRVLIGDPAQGTRAMSRQTFEAAWPSRLLFVVHNRMDIARFNLPGDWQVAQRAPLVHGLSRESGIGVNLPALGPGDF, from the coding sequence ATGCCGCGCCTGCGCCATCTCCTCGCCTTTCCCTGGCTCGCGCTGTGCCTCGGTGGCGCCGCGCATGCGCAGGCTGCGAACATGATCGGGCCGGGCGGCGATGTGCGCGTGCCCGTGACCAGCATCAAGCAGGCACGTCAGGCCAGCACGCTGCTGCAGCAATACGACTTCAGCTGCGGATCGGCCGCCGTGGCGACGCTGCTCACCTACCACTTCCGTTATCCCATCACCGAGCAGCGCGTGTTCGAGGACATGTTCGCGCACGGCGACCAGCAGAAGATCCGGCGCGAAGGCTTTTCGTTGCTCGACATGAAGCGCGCCCTGGCCCTGTATGGATTCGAGGCCGACGGTTTCGAGCAGCCGCTGGAAAAGCTCAACGAGGCGCGCGTGCCGGCCATCGTCCTGATGGTGGAGAACGGCTACCATCATTTCGTCGTGGTCAAGGGCGTGCAGTCCGATCGCGTGCTGATCGGCGACCCGGCCCAGGGCACGCGCGCGATGTCTCGCCAGACCTTCGAGGCCGCCTGGCCGAGCCGCCTGCTGTTCGTGGTGCACAACCGCATGGATATCGCGCGGTTCAATCTTCCCGGCGACTGGCAGGTGGCACAGCGCGCGCCGCTGGTGCATGGCCTGAGCCGCGAGAGCGGTATCGGCGTCAACCTGCCTGCGCTGGGCCCGGGAGACTTCTGA